From the genome of Papaver somniferum cultivar HN1 chromosome 2, ASM357369v1, whole genome shotgun sequence, one region includes:
- the LOC113351840 gene encoding uncharacterized protein LOC113351840: MKELWIISAYTAMVELWFLRNKIYYDVVKPVLTKIQLRIAKRDHECEVRLKGVMRGTNGEKSILRFFNIKVRKMRRRRIIEIFFYLPNENELLLCCDGAARGNPGNAGYGFVVRNHVGAFIFAETGGLGITTNYVAEFISCIKALEWAVDHHFFQLILQTDSSMCANALQQPNISWVLLARWKRIMASIQYITFKHAYREINFSADHFAKKGTHLQKGQTLSFNERPSNLLRIESPGQPYYKFV; encoded by the coding sequence ATGAAAGAACTATGGATCATAAGTGCTTACACTGCTATGGTTGAATTGTGGTTCTTAAGAAATAAGATTTACTATGATGTTGTTAAGCCTGTTTTAACCAAAATTCAGTTAAGAATTGCTAAAAGAGACCATGAATGTGAAGTTAGATTGAAAGGTGTTATGCGGGGAACTAATGGTGAGAAATCAATCTTACGATTCTTTAACATCAAAGTCAggaaaatgagaagaagaagaattattgaaATCTTTTTTTATCTGCCAAATGAGAATGAATTGTTGTTATGCTGTGATGGGGCTGCTAGAGGGAATCCAGGCAATGCAGGCTATGGCTTTGTAGTAAGAAATCATGTTGGAGCTTTTATCTTTGCAGAAACTGGTGGATTAGGGATTACTACTAACTATGTAGCAGAATTCATTTCTTGTATCAAGGCTTTAGAATGGGCAGTTGATCATCACTTTTTTCAGCTAATTCTGCAAACTGATTCTAGTATGTGTGCAAATGCTTTACAACAACCGAATATCTCTTGGGTTTTACTAGCTAGATGGAAGAGAATTATGGCTAGTATTCAATATATTACCTTCAAACATGCCTACAGAGAGATCAACTTTTCAGCTGATCATTTTGCTAAGAAGGGAACACATCTACAGAAGGGGCAGACCTTGAGCTTCAATGAACGGCCCAGCAACTTGCTAAGGATTGAATCCCCAGGGCAACCATATTACAAATTTGTTTAG
- the LOC113351841 gene encoding uncharacterized protein LOC113351841 — protein MGLSDHWVNLINQCLSVVSYSNLLNGSSIGLMKSKRDEKKGGRSPLNSAMSGFNDFVDACGLIQAPKSATRGISDHGPLIGSDTLIGRALNTPFRLKKILKTWNWEVFGNVQENLKKAEEKVMEETIKSDVDPANISLLNNLVTARGNYEIAANNYNTFLRDKARLNWIKDSDVNSNFFHTSIKMRQAQNTIYELENDSRNIITTQQGISEILIDYFKKKFEHQSVQINESIFDVVPHLISEADNCFLEECPNEEEIKHDVFNLNVDSAPGPDGFTGIFYRAAWEIIKGNLVDDIQFCWRYNIIPSGMNSNFIVLIPEIKGAKAAKSFRPIGLSRYLPNPFSQQQYAFVKNRNIHEKILLASELVNEMSTIRRGGNVGLKLDISQAYDTMS, from the exons ATGGGTCTTTCTGACCATTGGGTCAATCTGATTAATCAATGTCTTTCTGTTGTTTCTTATTCGAATTTGCTAAATGGTAGTTCTATTGGTCTAATGAAATCTAAGAGAG ATGAAAAAAAGGGTGGTAGAAGTCCTCTTAATTCTGCAATGAGTGGCTTTAATGATTTTGTTGATGCTTGTGGATTAATTCAGGCTCCTAAAAGTG CTACAAGAGGGATTTCTGATCATGGTCCTCTTATTGGTTCTGACACTCTTATTGGAAGGGCTTTAAATACTCCTTTCAG ACTGAAGAAAATACTCAAGACTTGGAACTGGGAAGTTTTTGGAAATGTTCAAGAAAACCTTAAAAAAGCTGAAGAAAAAGTTATGGAAGAAACTATAAAATCAGATGTTGATCCTGCCAATATTTCTTTATTGAATAATCTGGTTACTGCTAGAGGTAATTATGAAATAGCTGCAAATAATTATAATACTTTTTTAAGGGATAAAGCCAGACTAAACTGGATTAAGGATAGTGATGTGAATTCCAATTTTTTTCATACTAGCATTAAAATGAGACAAGCACAAAATACTATTTATGAATTGGAGAATGATTCAAGAAACATTATTACTACTCAACAGGGCATTTCAGAGATTTTAATAGACTACTTCAAGAAGAAATTTGAGCACCAGTCAGTTCAGATAAATGAATCTATTTTTGATGTTGTGCCTCATCTTATTTCTGAAGCTGACAACTGTTTCCTAGAAGAATGTCCAAATGAAGAGGAAATTAAGCATGATGTTTTTAATTTGAATGTTGATAGTGCACCAGGTCCTGATGGGTTCACTGGAATTTTTTATAGAGCAGCTTGGGAAATCATAAAAGGAAACCTAGTGGATGATATCCAATTCTGTTGGAGATACAACATAATACCAAGTGGTATGAATTCCAACTTTATTGTCTTGATTCCTGAAATTAAAGGAGCTAAAGCTGCAAAAAGCTTCAGACCTATAGGTCTTAGTAGATATCTGCCAAATCCTTTTTCTCAGCAGCAATATGCTTTTGTCAAaaatagaaatattcatgagaaaATTTTGTTAGCTTCTGAACTAGTGAATGAGATGTCAACTATTAGAAGAGGGGGTAATGTTGGTCTTAAACTAGACATATCACAAGCTTATGACACTATGAGCTGA